The Akkermansia sp. N21116 genome includes a region encoding these proteins:
- a CDS encoding alpha-N-acetylglucosaminidase, protein MIISNIFPCVACLSVLVGSVAMAQDCTDQQLLVQRVVPFLKGRIEFSLNPALTKRFMVDAENGNVKISAGETKNLAPALGYYLRHGCGSHWSWNGNRMEMKLPLSKFHAEIQAPWAWRYAYNYCTLSYTCAFWGTREWEQEIDRMALNGMTHMLVQAGLEKVWQLTLRELGYPEDRIRAFIPNPASAAWWNMGNLEGLGGPLSQGEIDREGELGRFIVQRMVSLGIQPVLQGFVGLLPHDFDKYYKGTDARYFPQGKWVSGFQRPTVIDPTTKDYTRIAEVWYRNLERVYGLKAKAFGGDLFHEGGNSKGVDLASVAGAVQNSMQKASPGSVWVLQHWGSNPSPTLLSGLDDDKAVVVSLANRLETATDGSTIRSFCGKSWVWCELSNFGGKHALYGSLKALAHLGDLQKSPEKERLLGVGTISEGLETNPIFYDLLFDRFWTDRQKNMSDEELKLWIAAYVQRRYGAASEDASQAWNILERSVYTPVSGQTDCLESILCARPGRHVDRASSWASGRPYYQPKEVQEAALLMLKAGESNSALWGQETFRYDVVDVVRQFLADIARPLLAAAMDAWEKKDEAAFNQYAGDFLGLIAATDELCGTHPMWRLGRACEMARAKGKTPEEKKGMEIACKRLYTTWSGKIDALNDYAHRQLQGLLKDYYLTRWNIFFTAHRDALAGKLPEQDVMSTVARQLNEFEPAWAANDTPYSSKPEGDTKSVAYDIMNRFMPVAASVSSWNQIGRQWKLDPQTGVLEFNVSDSIQELGTYAATFVWRNGNNALSISKVCLFEGDKPVSGDVHAGYTGVKNEANTYIIRIDKLRTNLDVYKLKAEVEGVGGGDSSGVLLFRKIK, encoded by the coding sequence ATGATTATCAGCAATATTTTTCCCTGCGTAGCCTGCTTGTCCGTCTTGGTGGGATCGGTTGCGATGGCTCAGGATTGTACCGACCAGCAATTGTTGGTTCAGCGAGTTGTTCCTTTCCTCAAAGGCAGGATTGAATTTTCTTTGAATCCTGCTCTGACAAAAAGATTTATGGTTGACGCGGAGAACGGAAACGTAAAAATTTCCGCCGGAGAGACTAAAAACCTGGCTCCTGCCCTGGGTTACTATTTGAGACATGGATGCGGATCCCATTGGTCCTGGAATGGAAACAGGATGGAAATGAAGCTCCCTCTGTCGAAATTCCATGCTGAAATCCAGGCTCCATGGGCTTGGAGGTATGCGTATAATTACTGTACTTTGTCCTATACTTGCGCCTTTTGGGGAACCAGAGAATGGGAGCAGGAAATTGACCGGATGGCGTTGAATGGCATGACTCACATGCTGGTTCAGGCCGGGCTGGAAAAGGTCTGGCAACTGACGCTTCGCGAACTCGGATACCCGGAAGATAGAATCCGGGCATTCATTCCCAATCCTGCTTCCGCAGCTTGGTGGAACATGGGAAATCTGGAAGGTCTGGGAGGTCCGCTGAGCCAGGGAGAGATTGATCGCGAGGGGGAACTGGGAAGATTTATTGTTCAGCGTATGGTCAGCCTTGGCATCCAACCTGTACTTCAGGGATTTGTCGGCCTTTTACCCCATGATTTCGACAAGTATTACAAGGGAACGGATGCCCGGTATTTCCCTCAGGGTAAATGGGTTTCCGGATTCCAGCGTCCAACGGTGATTGATCCGACAACCAAGGATTATACCAGAATCGCAGAAGTCTGGTACCGGAATCTGGAACGCGTGTATGGTCTCAAGGCCAAGGCTTTCGGGGGAGACTTGTTCCATGAGGGCGGCAATTCAAAGGGTGTTGACTTGGCCTCCGTTGCCGGAGCTGTCCAGAATTCCATGCAAAAGGCGTCTCCTGGCAGTGTGTGGGTACTCCAGCATTGGGGAAGCAATCCGTCTCCCACGCTTTTGAGCGGGCTTGATGATGACAAGGCTGTTGTCGTATCCCTCGCCAACCGTTTGGAAACGGCAACGGATGGAAGCACAATACGTTCGTTTTGCGGAAAATCCTGGGTATGGTGCGAATTGTCCAACTTTGGCGGAAAACACGCTTTGTATGGTAGCTTGAAGGCCTTGGCTCATTTGGGAGATCTTCAAAAATCGCCTGAAAAGGAACGTCTGCTGGGGGTTGGCACAATATCCGAGGGATTGGAAACCAACCCGATTTTCTATGATTTGCTCTTTGACCGATTTTGGACCGACAGGCAGAAAAATATGTCTGACGAGGAACTGAAACTGTGGATTGCAGCCTACGTGCAACGTCGATATGGTGCGGCCTCTGAAGATGCTTCGCAAGCGTGGAATATTTTGGAACGTTCCGTCTATACGCCGGTTTCCGGACAAACAGATTGTCTGGAATCCATCTTGTGCGCCCGCCCAGGACGACATGTTGACCGGGCTTCCAGTTGGGCTTCCGGAAGACCTTATTATCAGCCGAAGGAGGTTCAGGAAGCTGCTTTGCTGATGCTCAAGGCCGGGGAAAGCAATTCCGCCCTCTGGGGACAGGAAACTTTCCGCTATGATGTCGTTGATGTCGTCCGCCAGTTTCTGGCCGATATTGCCCGTCCTCTTCTTGCCGCAGCCATGGATGCATGGGAGAAGAAGGATGAAGCGGCTTTTAACCAGTATGCCGGAGATTTCCTGGGGCTGATTGCTGCCACTGATGAACTATGCGGGACGCACCCGATGTGGAGGCTGGGGCGTGCCTGTGAGATGGCGCGCGCCAAAGGCAAGACCCCGGAAGAAAAGAAAGGCATGGAAATTGCCTGTAAGCGGCTCTATACCACCTGGAGCGGGAAAATCGATGCCCTGAATGATTATGCCCATCGCCAGCTTCAGGGCTTGTTGAAGGATTACTATCTCACTCGCTGGAATATTTTCTTCACCGCTCACCGCGATGCCCTTGCCGGAAAACTTCCTGAACAGGATGTGATGTCGACTGTAGCCCGGCAGTTGAATGAGTTTGAACCGGCCTGGGCTGCGAATGATACCCCCTACTCTTCAAAGCCGGAGGGTGATACGAAATCAGTAGCATACGACATCATGAACCGCTTTATGCCTGTTGCCGCCTCTGTCTCTTCATGGAACCAGATTGGGCGGCAATGGAAACTGGACCCTCAAACGGGAGTACTCGAATTCAATGTCTCTGACTCCATCCAGGAACTCGGAACATATGCTGCCACGTTTGTATGGAGAAACGGCAACAATGCCCTGTCGATCAGCAAGGTCTGCTTGTTTGAAGGGGATAAGCCTGTTTCCGGGGATGTGCATGCCGGGTACACTGGCGTCAAAAACGAAGCCAATACCTATATCATCCGCATTGACAAGCTACGGACCAACCTGGATGTCTATAAGCTGAAGGCGGAAGTGGAAGGTGTAGGCGGCGGTGATTCCTCGGGAGTGCTTTTGTTCCGCAAGATCAAGTAA
- a CDS encoding Fic family protein, which translates to MYQPPFSISSATVNLIAEIAALVERYAIRLEQSGGLRLRKASRIKTIHSSLALEGNQLSEHEVRDVLQGKTVVAPLREIQEVRNAIKTYELYPSLDAFSLADLLKAHGVMMSSLTDDAGSFRRGGVGVFAGTHMVHMAPPADRVPGLMNDLFEWLRRAEDHLLIRSCVFHYEFEFIHPFSDGNGRIGRLWQSLILGKLHPAFEHLPVENMVYANQQAYYEAISASSARADCTPFVEFMLREILSTLKRCRNPHENVGINDGTNVGINLTTTQQHILELIRRQPRLSVREMAKRLELSQRQAERVVASLREKNIIRRVGANKSGYWEVLD; encoded by the coding sequence ATGTACCAGCCACCATTCAGCATATCATCCGCCACCGTCAACCTGATTGCGGAAATAGCCGCTCTGGTGGAACGGTATGCTATCCGGCTGGAGCAGAGCGGCGGTCTCCGCCTGCGCAAAGCCAGCCGCATCAAGACCATCCACAGTTCGTTAGCCCTGGAAGGCAACCAGCTGTCGGAACATGAGGTGCGTGACGTACTCCAAGGGAAAACAGTCGTGGCTCCGCTCCGAGAAATCCAGGAGGTAAGAAATGCCATCAAGACCTATGAACTGTATCCCTCCCTAGATGCCTTTTCCCTGGCTGATCTGCTCAAAGCCCATGGAGTAATGATGAGCTCTCTGACGGATGACGCCGGAAGTTTCAGGCGGGGAGGCGTAGGCGTCTTTGCCGGAACGCACATGGTACATATGGCCCCGCCCGCCGACCGTGTTCCCGGTCTCATGAACGACCTGTTTGAATGGCTGCGCCGAGCTGAAGACCATCTGCTGATACGTAGCTGCGTTTTTCATTACGAATTTGAATTCATCCATCCCTTCAGCGACGGCAATGGCAGAATCGGCAGACTCTGGCAATCCCTGATCCTGGGGAAACTGCACCCGGCCTTTGAACATCTCCCCGTAGAAAACATGGTTTATGCCAACCAGCAAGCCTACTATGAAGCCATTAGCGCCAGCTCTGCTCGGGCGGATTGCACCCCTTTCGTAGAATTCATGCTCCGGGAAATCCTCAGCACGCTCAAACGATGCCGAAACCCGCATGAAAATGTCGGTATAAATGACGGAACAAATGTCGGTATAAATCTTACAACTACGCAACAACACATCCTGGAACTCATCAGGAGGCAGCCTCGGCTCAGCGTGCGGGAAATGGCAAAACGGCTGGAACTCTCCCAGCGCCAGGCGGAAAGAGTCGTGGCTTCCCTCAGGGAGAAAAACATCATCAGGCGCGTCGGTGCCAACAAATCAGGATATTGGGAAGTTTTAGATTAA
- the asnS gene encoding asparagine--tRNA ligase, which yields MNVRTLVKHALDSDAERSGILIEGWVRTRRDSKGFSFLEINDGSCLSSLQVVADAGIPGYETIGHMATGSSVSIDGDLVASPGKQKWELRATSIRLLGEAPESYPLQKKGHSPEFLRSISHLRPRTNLYGAVLRTRSKLATAVHRFFGERDFVWVHTPIITASDCEGAGEMFRVTTLDPHKDKAADFENDFFGKAAYLTVSGQLEAETFACALGRVYTFGPTFRAENSNTTRHAAEFWMIEPEVAFCDLHGDMDLAEDFVKFLVRDMLENNREDMEFFNKFIDKTLLERLRHVLDSPFVRCSYTEAVDILAKSGKQFDYPVSWGINLQSEHERYLTEEHFKSPVIVYNYPKAIKPFYMRLNDDGKTVTAMDVLVPGIGEIVGGSQREERLDVLLENMKSMGLSEEAYWWYIDLRRFGSVPHAGFGAGFERLLMFVTGVGNIRDVLPYARTPRNCEF from the coding sequence ATGAACGTGAGAACGCTTGTCAAACATGCGCTGGATAGTGATGCCGAGCGCTCTGGAATTTTAATTGAAGGCTGGGTACGTACCCGGCGCGATTCCAAGGGTTTTTCCTTCCTGGAAATCAACGATGGTTCATGCCTCTCCTCTCTTCAGGTCGTGGCTGATGCCGGCATTCCCGGTTATGAGACGATTGGTCACATGGCTACGGGTTCTTCCGTTAGCATTGACGGAGACCTTGTCGCAAGCCCCGGGAAGCAGAAATGGGAACTTCGGGCCACCTCCATCCGCCTCCTTGGAGAGGCACCGGAAAGCTACCCATTGCAGAAAAAAGGACATTCTCCGGAGTTTCTGCGGTCCATTTCGCATTTGAGGCCGCGCACCAACCTGTACGGAGCCGTCTTGCGAACCCGCAGCAAATTGGCTACGGCTGTCCATCGTTTCTTCGGAGAGCGTGACTTTGTCTGGGTCCATACTCCGATCATTACTGCCAGTGACTGCGAAGGTGCCGGAGAAATGTTTCGCGTTACTACCTTGGATCCTCACAAGGATAAAGCTGCTGACTTCGAAAACGATTTCTTCGGCAAAGCTGCCTATCTCACTGTGAGCGGTCAGCTGGAAGCGGAAACCTTTGCCTGTGCTCTGGGACGCGTCTATACCTTTGGACCCACTTTCCGTGCTGAAAATTCCAATACCACTCGTCATGCTGCGGAATTCTGGATGATTGAGCCGGAAGTTGCTTTCTGTGATCTTCACGGCGATATGGATCTAGCCGAAGACTTCGTGAAATTTCTTGTTCGCGACATGTTGGAGAATAACCGGGAGGACATGGAGTTTTTCAATAAATTCATCGATAAAACTCTTTTGGAGCGTCTCCGGCATGTGCTTGACAGCCCCTTCGTCCGCTGTTCCTATACGGAAGCCGTGGACATTTTGGCCAAGAGTGGCAAACAATTCGATTACCCCGTTTCCTGGGGCATCAATCTTCAGAGCGAGCACGAACGCTATCTTACCGAAGAACACTTCAAGAGCCCGGTTATCGTCTACAACTATCCCAAGGCCATCAAACCTTTTTACATGCGCCTCAACGATGATGGGAAAACCGTGACGGCTATGGACGTTCTTGTTCCCGGCATCGGTGAAATCGTCGGCGGGAGCCAGCGTGAAGAGCGTCTTGATGTCTTGCTTGAAAATATGAAGAGTATGGGGCTTAGTGAAGAAGCCTACTGGTGGTACATAGATCTCCGACGTTTTGGCAGTGTTCCTCATGCCGGGTTTGGGGCTGGCTTCGAGCGTCTTCTCATGTTTGTGACAGGAGTTGGCAACATCCGAGACGTGTTGCCCTATGCCAGAACGCCCCGTAACTGCGAATTCTAA
- the trxA gene encoding thioredoxin — translation MALTLTESNFQTEVLESPVPVLVDFWATWCGPCRMIGPIVEQIATEFAGKAKVGKVDVDSNNGLASAYNVRSIPTLVFIRDGQVVDTIVGATSKDAIMQKLNALI, via the coding sequence ATGGCACTTACATTAACTGAATCAAACTTTCAGACGGAAGTACTCGAATCTCCGGTTCCCGTACTTGTAGATTTTTGGGCAACATGGTGCGGCCCCTGCCGCATGATCGGCCCCATTGTTGAGCAAATTGCTACGGAATTTGCCGGTAAGGCAAAGGTTGGCAAAGTGGACGTTGACAGTAACAACGGCCTTGCTTCCGCCTATAACGTCCGTTCCATTCCAACTCTGGTCTTCATCAGAGATGGTCAGGTTGTGGATACGATCGTTGGGGCTACGTCCAAGGATGCCATCATGCAAAAGTTAAACGCGCTTATTTAA
- a CDS encoding family 20 glycosylhydrolase has translation MSPIIRALLIILGLQLSYTFAFPEQAKVQVAPLYKSDSPEAISLIPYPARIDWGKGELRACGSLVIDNHQSIANSEQENLAAELRHINSSFPKNAAGNTLAIHLEQLDDQWKKDNPEAYTITIPPQGQATIAARSFSGYFNALQTLRQLIVRKSGACFIPNCSIQDAPAFPIRGIMLDTGRYFMSVSFIKEIARNLAAYKINLIHLHLTDNPAWRVQIDKYPELVKPEYHWKTRLPGKYYTKDELKDLVQFCAKLNIRIIPEIDMPGHSESFAKATGVDMQSEKGISILKDVVDEMTDIFPDPWFHMGSDEVHVKMKNFIPEMASYIRNKGRDIIVWHPGAIPDDNAIFMCWGENEASHHLKKGSRIIDCNGFYLDWMDAQSGVYQIFFQQPCEMPESNGLGLGGIMAVWCDGALSNERRILEQYPFYPCTLTFAERLWRGAAEKRKDLMAQLPPKGTREWQDFSDFEDRLVFHRDHFFRKQPFSYVKQANIPWQMIGPFNHHGKNDLSFGPEHSIEPSYQDGDRTLSWIEQPAYGGAIHIRHLFAMFNAHRKIYRLNHWPTLMSSSVGKDSGTCYALNYIDSPKDQDIYLMFGLNGMWGHSGGYRTARAPEQGSWDFSGGDVWINRKRIVPPHWPFKSLPWTGWGRGRIEEAPLTQEGYFFRPPVPIHLKKGLNEVLVKSVAGPWKGENSETKWFFCCIPVLWDGLHYREVPGLKFDLPGQPAQP, from the coding sequence ATGTCCCCTATCATTCGTGCCCTTTTGATCATTCTGGGCCTGCAACTATCCTATACCTTTGCCTTCCCGGAACAGGCAAAAGTACAAGTGGCCCCCCTTTACAAGAGCGATTCTCCAGAAGCTATCTCCCTGATTCCCTACCCTGCCCGCATCGATTGGGGCAAGGGTGAGCTGAGGGCATGCGGTTCTTTGGTTATCGACAATCATCAGTCCATTGCCAACTCCGAGCAGGAAAACCTCGCTGCCGAACTCCGACACATCAATAGTTCCTTTCCCAAAAATGCGGCAGGTAACACACTTGCTATCCATTTGGAACAACTGGATGACCAATGGAAGAAAGACAACCCGGAGGCCTACACCATCACCATTCCCCCGCAAGGGCAAGCCACGATTGCCGCTCGCAGCTTCAGCGGCTATTTCAATGCCCTGCAAACACTCCGTCAGCTCATCGTCCGAAAGAGCGGTGCCTGTTTCATCCCCAACTGTTCGATCCAGGACGCACCAGCCTTCCCCATCCGGGGCATTATGCTGGATACGGGACGGTACTTCATGTCCGTCTCCTTCATCAAGGAAATCGCCCGCAACCTCGCCGCTTACAAAATTAATCTCATTCACCTGCACCTGACGGACAATCCGGCCTGGCGTGTCCAAATCGACAAATACCCGGAACTGGTAAAGCCGGAATATCATTGGAAAACCCGTCTCCCCGGCAAATACTACACCAAGGACGAACTCAAGGATCTCGTTCAATTTTGTGCCAAACTCAACATTCGTATCATCCCGGAGATCGACATGCCCGGTCACAGCGAATCTTTCGCCAAGGCGACCGGAGTCGATATGCAATCCGAAAAAGGAATCTCCATCCTCAAGGATGTGGTGGACGAAATGACGGATATATTCCCCGATCCCTGGTTTCATATGGGTTCCGATGAAGTCCATGTCAAAATGAAAAACTTCATCCCCGAAATGGCTTCCTACATACGGAATAAAGGCAGGGATATCATCGTCTGGCACCCAGGAGCCATCCCGGACGACAACGCCATCTTCATGTGCTGGGGAGAAAATGAAGCGAGCCATCATTTGAAAAAGGGTTCCCGCATCATTGACTGCAATGGCTTCTATCTCGACTGGATGGATGCTCAATCCGGTGTCTATCAGATCTTCTTCCAGCAACCCTGTGAAATGCCCGAGAGCAACGGACTGGGCCTCGGCGGCATCATGGCGGTCTGGTGCGATGGCGCTTTAAGCAACGAGCGAAGAATTCTTGAACAATATCCTTTCTATCCCTGTACTCTCACCTTTGCCGAGCGCCTCTGGCGTGGAGCAGCAGAAAAGCGCAAAGATCTTATGGCGCAATTACCCCCAAAAGGGACCAGAGAGTGGCAGGATTTCTCAGACTTTGAAGACCGTCTTGTCTTTCACCGCGACCATTTCTTCCGTAAGCAACCCTTCTCCTACGTCAAACAGGCCAATATCCCATGGCAAATGATCGGTCCGTTCAATCACCATGGCAAGAATGACCTTTCCTTCGGACCGGAACATTCTATTGAGCCCAGCTATCAGGACGGAGACCGCACCTTATCCTGGATAGAGCAACCTGCCTATGGAGGGGCTATTCATATCAGGCATCTCTTTGCTATGTTCAATGCCCACAGGAAGATCTACCGCCTCAATCATTGGCCCACACTGATGTCCTCCTCCGTCGGCAAAGACTCCGGTACTTGTTATGCCCTGAACTATATCGACAGTCCCAAAGACCAGGATATTTACCTCATGTTTGGACTGAACGGCATGTGGGGACACTCCGGCGGTTACAGGACAGCCAGAGCTCCGGAACAGGGCAGCTGGGACTTCAGCGGCGGCGATGTGTGGATCAATCGCAAACGGATAGTTCCGCCCCATTGGCCCTTCAAGAGCCTCCCATGGACAGGCTGGGGCCGAGGTCGCATTGAAGAGGCTCCACTGACTCAGGAAGGATATTTCTTTCGCCCTCCGGTGCCAATCCACCTGAAAAAAGGACTGAATGAAGTACTCGTGAAAAGCGTCGCCGGCCCCTGGAAAGGTGAAAATAGCGAAACAAAGTGGTTTTTCTGCTGCATCCCCGTCCTGTGGGACGGCCTTCATTACAGGGAAGTTCCCGGCCTGAAATTTGACCTGCCCGGCCAGCCGGCTCAACCGTAA
- a CDS encoding alpha-galactosidase: MKITFAPHSPLLISAALAGLCLNMDAVAEQMPFHLLSKDSQMTFTVNGNKVNRAYYGSRLAHPEDILHADSPSSTLLYPTRMDAMGPWENGSGELDISITQGDGTNSLDLVYDSLQVSKPTPGQELAIIRLKDSHYPVQVQVYVLANYDSNVFEQWVEITNNGQEAITIDQGATGHLHVKADKYFVTSFRGTWGGESLMREEEVQKGNCLTMISDVGARTAQEGTPGFVLSLGQPAREDDGEVYMGALAWSGNYKLSFKYSPYGRMFASFGTDMQDAPYRLEAGKSLTLPRLILTHSQQGKGEASRQIHRWARESGIRGGDQERMTLLNSWEGAYFNFDEPLLQTMMERAAGMGVELFVLDDGWFANKYPRNNDKAGLGDWKVNEKKLPNGLPGLTKSAKDRNIKFGLWVEMEMVNPKSELFEQHPDWVIQLPHRDKRLERNQLILDLSNPDVQQYIIDSMDDILSKNPEIVYIKWDCNRKIADPGSPYLSAANQKNLFIDYVNGYYKVLDAITKKHPEVIFQACASGGGRADYGAMKYHHEFWVSDNTDPYERVLMQWGIGHLFPAMAMASHVTVSPNHQTGRQTPLKFRFDVATTGRLGFELRPQDMNPQETEFAKKALETYKRIRPTVQLGDLYRLRSPYESNEASLMYVLNGKDGKQKAIVFACLMDKTLAYKTTPIKLKGLRADKRYRIHELNVDQSGNRTSLDNKELGGDYLMDNGVHFNFGKPLQSAILELEEI, translated from the coding sequence ATGAAAATCACATTTGCCCCTCATTCCCCACTACTCATTTCGGCGGCCCTCGCCGGATTATGCCTGAACATGGATGCCGTTGCCGAACAAATGCCCTTCCACCTCCTCTCTAAGGATTCCCAAATGACATTCACTGTCAATGGGAACAAAGTCAACCGCGCCTATTACGGTTCACGGCTTGCCCATCCGGAAGACATCCTTCATGCAGATTCTCCCTCTTCCACCTTGCTCTACCCCACGCGAATGGATGCCATGGGACCTTGGGAAAACGGCTCCGGAGAGCTGGACATTTCCATCACACAGGGAGACGGAACCAATTCCCTCGATCTCGTGTACGATTCCCTGCAGGTATCCAAACCCACACCAGGACAGGAGCTGGCCATCATCCGTCTCAAGGATTCCCACTACCCCGTCCAGGTTCAGGTTTACGTTCTGGCCAACTACGACTCGAATGTCTTCGAACAATGGGTAGAAATCACCAATAACGGTCAGGAAGCCATTACGATCGATCAGGGGGCTACCGGTCATTTGCACGTTAAAGCAGACAAATATTTTGTCACCTCATTCCGCGGAACTTGGGGAGGAGAGTCCCTGATGCGGGAAGAGGAAGTCCAGAAAGGCAACTGCCTCACCATGATTTCCGATGTCGGTGCCCGTACCGCCCAGGAAGGCACGCCCGGATTCGTTTTATCCCTTGGTCAACCGGCACGGGAAGACGACGGTGAAGTATATATGGGAGCGTTGGCTTGGTCCGGCAACTACAAGCTTAGTTTCAAATACTCGCCGTACGGACGGATGTTCGCTTCCTTCGGGACGGACATGCAGGATGCCCCCTATCGCTTGGAAGCAGGCAAGAGTCTGACCCTCCCCCGCCTCATTCTGACTCACAGCCAGCAAGGCAAAGGGGAAGCCTCTCGCCAAATCCATCGCTGGGCACGCGAAAGCGGTATCCGCGGAGGCGACCAGGAACGCATGACTCTCCTCAACTCCTGGGAAGGAGCCTATTTCAACTTTGACGAGCCTCTTCTGCAAACGATGATGGAACGGGCCGCCGGCATGGGAGTGGAACTGTTCGTGCTGGATGACGGCTGGTTCGCCAACAAGTACCCCCGTAACAACGACAAAGCGGGACTCGGCGATTGGAAGGTCAATGAAAAGAAACTTCCCAACGGCCTGCCCGGCCTGACCAAATCCGCTAAGGACCGCAACATTAAATTCGGTCTCTGGGTAGAGATGGAAATGGTCAATCCCAAATCGGAACTCTTTGAACAACATCCTGACTGGGTCATCCAACTCCCTCACCGCGACAAACGCCTGGAACGTAATCAGTTGATCCTGGATCTTTCCAACCCTGACGTCCAGCAGTATATCATCGACAGCATGGATGACATCCTCTCCAAGAATCCCGAAATTGTTTACATCAAGTGGGACTGCAATCGCAAGATTGCCGATCCCGGTTCCCCGTACCTCTCCGCCGCCAACCAGAAAAACCTGTTTATCGATTACGTCAACGGCTACTACAAGGTATTGGACGCCATTACTAAAAAACATCCCGAAGTCATTTTCCAGGCCTGTGCTTCCGGCGGTGGACGGGCGGACTATGGCGCCATGAAATATCATCACGAATTCTGGGTATCCGATAACACGGATCCCTATGAACGCGTCCTGATGCAGTGGGGTATCGGCCACCTCTTCCCGGCCATGGCCATGGCTTCCCACGTTACGGTTTCACCGAACCACCAAACCGGCAGGCAAACACCTCTCAAATTCCGTTTTGATGTTGCAACAACCGGCAGACTTGGCTTCGAACTTCGCCCCCAGGATATGAATCCTCAGGAAACCGAGTTTGCCAAAAAAGCTTTGGAAACGTACAAGCGCATCCGTCCTACCGTTCAATTAGGAGATCTCTATCGTCTACGCTCACCCTATGAGAGTAACGAAGCTTCGCTAATGTACGTCCTCAATGGCAAAGACGGCAAACAAAAGGCTATCGTCTTCGCCTGCCTCATGGATAAGACGCTCGCCTACAAAACCACCCCCATTAAACTCAAAGGGTTAAGAGCCGACAAACGCTACCGCATCCATGAACTCAACGTCGATCAATCCGGCAACCGTACATCACTGGACAACAAGGAACTAGGAGGTGATTACCTCATGGACAACGGTGTCCATTTCAACTTCGGCAAACCTCTCCAATCCGCTATTCTGGAATTGGAAGAGATTTGA